In a single window of the Bradyrhizobium erythrophlei genome:
- a CDS encoding ABC transporter substrate-binding protein: MFVRKLGLAVAALVALSAPAALAQKQYGPGVSDTEIKIGQTIAYSGPASAYGTLGKVEAAYFKWLNDTKGGINGRKITFISRDDGYSPPKAVENVRSLVEGDEVALIFGVLGTPLNMAIRPYLNKQGVPQLFVAAGSSALNDPAHFPWTMGWQPNLRDEARFYAKNLLAHNSKPKVAVLYQNDDFGKDLLNGLKEGLGEDADKMIVSAQNFQPTDPTIDSQMVILQNSGADALFLFTYAKQAAQAISKMSDLKWKPETYLHLGAASVGATFKPAGLDKSTGIMSAGFMKDVTDPKWADDPDVKTWTAWMKANMPGADLNDSLTAAGYSFGQTMEQVLRQCGDNLTRENIMKQAANLRDFRTGLLLPNSRINTSPTDYRVVTYMQLQRFNGASWDDVK, encoded by the coding sequence ATGTTCGTCAGGAAATTGGGACTGGCAGTCGCGGCGCTCGTGGCACTGTCGGCGCCCGCGGCGCTCGCCCAGAAGCAGTATGGTCCGGGCGTCAGCGATACCGAGATCAAGATCGGGCAGACCATCGCCTATAGCGGACCGGCGTCGGCCTATGGCACGCTCGGCAAGGTCGAAGCCGCTTATTTCAAATGGCTCAACGACACCAAGGGCGGCATCAACGGCCGCAAGATCACCTTCATCAGCCGCGACGACGGCTACTCGCCGCCGAAGGCGGTGGAGAATGTGCGCAGCCTGGTGGAAGGCGACGAAGTCGCGCTGATCTTCGGCGTGCTCGGCACGCCGCTCAACATGGCGATCCGGCCCTACCTGAACAAGCAGGGCGTCCCGCAGCTGTTCGTCGCCGCCGGCTCGTCGGCCCTGAACGACCCCGCGCATTTCCCCTGGACCATGGGCTGGCAGCCGAATTTGCGCGACGAGGCCAGGTTCTATGCCAAGAACCTGCTCGCCCACAATTCGAAGCCCAAGGTCGCCGTGCTCTACCAGAACGACGATTTCGGCAAGGATCTTTTGAACGGTCTCAAGGAAGGCCTCGGCGAAGACGCCGACAAGATGATCGTCAGCGCGCAGAACTTTCAGCCGACCGATCCGACCATCGACAGCCAGATGGTGATCCTGCAGAATTCCGGCGCCGACGCGCTGTTCCTGTTCACCTATGCCAAGCAGGCGGCGCAGGCGATCTCGAAAATGTCCGACCTGAAATGGAAGCCGGAGACCTATCTGCATCTTGGCGCGGCGTCGGTCGGCGCCACGTTCAAGCCGGCCGGCCTCGACAAGTCCACCGGCATCATGAGCGCTGGCTTCATGAAGGACGTCACCGATCCCAAATGGGCCGACGATCCCGACGTCAAGACCTGGACCGCGTGGATGAAGGCCAACATGCCCGGCGCCGATCTCAACGACAGCCTCACCGCGGCCGGCTACAGCTTCGGCCAGACAATGGAGCAGGTGCTGAGGCAGTGCGGCGACAACCTTACCCGCGAGAACATCATGAAGCAGGCGGCGAATTTGCGGGATTTCCGCACCGGCCTGCTGTTGCCGAACAGCCGCATCAACACCAGCCCGACCGACTATCGCGTGGTGACCTATATGCAATTGCAGCGTTTCAACGGCGCCAGTTGGGACGATGTGAAGTAG
- a CDS encoding metal-sensitive transcriptional regulator, with protein sequence MRTEIKTSCLKRLKRIEGQIRGLAGMVEDDRYCIDVVTQIAAAKAALRRVEEEILRDHIAHCVEHAISSGDKADQRRKIAELMDVVGRADR encoded by the coding sequence ATGAGAACAGAGATCAAGACCTCCTGCCTGAAACGATTGAAACGAATTGAAGGCCAGATCCGGGGCCTCGCCGGGATGGTCGAGGACGACCGCTATTGCATCGACGTGGTGACGCAGATCGCCGCGGCAAAGGCGGCGCTGCGACGGGTCGAGGAGGAAATCCTGCGTGACCACATCGCCCATTGCGTCGAGCATGCGATTTCGTCCGGCGACAAGGCCGATCAGCGCCGCAAGATCGCGGAATTGATGGACGTGGTCGGCCGCGCGGATCGGTAG
- a CDS encoding ParA family protein has translation MNVIVFASRKGGTGKSTLTAHLAAHVHKATKPCLLIDADPQGSLTLWHKLRGTNEPSIKTAVNSVSGIVAAAKRDGVEWVFIDTPPNMSAVVEDAIKNATMVIIPARPGVFDVNAVQETILSCRAARKPYAVVLNGAPARRDEAESPIVAIARESLAKFRAPVWGGQITNRADLLMALGHGEGAREYYAEGRAAAEIGRLWAAIERSVKAIRGSASASGTMHKQAA, from the coding sequence ATGAACGTCATTGTTTTCGCATCGCGTAAAGGTGGCACGGGAAAAAGTACCCTTACCGCCCATCTCGCTGCGCATGTCCATAAAGCAACCAAGCCGTGCCTGCTGATCGACGCCGATCCGCAGGGGTCGCTGACGCTGTGGCACAAGCTGCGCGGCACCAACGAACCGTCGATCAAGACCGCCGTCAATTCCGTCAGCGGGATTGTCGCCGCCGCCAAGCGCGACGGCGTCGAATGGGTCTTCATCGATACGCCGCCGAACATGTCGGCGGTCGTGGAAGATGCCATCAAGAATGCCACGATGGTGATTATTCCGGCGCGGCCGGGAGTATTCGACGTCAACGCCGTGCAGGAAACGATTCTGAGCTGCCGCGCCGCGCGCAAGCCCTATGCGGTCGTGCTCAATGGCGCACCGGCACGCAGGGACGAAGCCGAGAGCCCGATCGTTGCCATCGCCCGTGAATCGCTGGCCAAGTTCCGGGCGCCGGTATGGGGCGGCCAGATCACCAACCGCGCCGATCTGCTGATGGCGCTCGGCCATGGCGAGGGCGCGCGGGAATATTATGCCGAGGGCCGCGCGGCGGCGGAAATCGGCCGGCTATGGGCTGCGATCGAACGCTCGGTGAAGGCGATCCGCGGCAGTGCGTCGGCGAGCGGCACAATGCACAAGCAGGCGGCGTAG